The following proteins are co-located in the Spirosoma montaniterrae genome:
- the cas5 gene encoding CRISPR-associated protein Cas5, with protein MLCCTIELKSVTASFRNPEFQNFHKSFPLPPPTALIGLAGAALGYSPRQAQDFFDTNGFRAGVSGKGEGMTRDLWKYDRLTGTGSSIILRELYVNTHYRLVFGSENHAAVEQLRQAFDRPFYALTLGQSDSLAKVMQTTLTDAVTDGRTLENTLVEGDIVPAILEQVLYGGTFALSLSTSDPIAYQLPTRFQYKSDYGMRTVAKRKLFSFVGPKVTFQNQTFPGVQVGDVFVPLFAL; from the coding sequence ATGTTGTGCTGTACGATTGAGTTAAAGTCGGTTACGGCCTCGTTTCGGAATCCAGAATTTCAAAATTTCCATAAGTCGTTCCCATTACCCCCGCCAACGGCCCTTATCGGGCTGGCGGGGGCTGCACTGGGCTACTCGCCCCGACAGGCGCAGGATTTTTTTGATACAAACGGATTTCGCGCGGGTGTGTCTGGCAAAGGTGAGGGAATGACCCGCGACCTTTGGAAATATGACCGACTTACCGGGACAGGAAGTAGTATCATCCTGCGCGAATTGTATGTCAATACGCACTACAGGCTGGTGTTTGGGAGCGAAAATCATGCGGCTGTGGAGCAACTAAGGCAGGCGTTTGACCGACCCTTTTACGCGCTCACATTAGGCCAAAGCGATTCATTGGCTAAAGTGATGCAAACTACGCTGACAGATGCCGTAACGGATGGCCGAACGCTGGAGAATACGCTGGTTGAAGGGGATATAGTACCCGCCATTTTGGAGCAAGTGCTATATGGTGGCACGTTTGCGCTTAGCCTGAGTACGTCAGACCCAATAGCGTATCAATTACCAACACGGTTTCAATACAAATCAGATTACGGTATGCGGACGGTAGCCAAACGAAAACTATTTTCATTCGTAGGGCCAAAGGTTACGTTTCAAAATCAGACGTTTCCAGGTGTTCAGGTTGGCGATGTGTTTGTTCCACTTTTCGCGCTCTAA
- the cas7i gene encoding type I-B CRISPR-associated protein Cas7/Cst2/DevR: MKTNSLTITYLSKVSFASLNGGDKEVDNIVTIKKVTLDNGDQLPYLSSQAVRRALRDKLEELGWAVSPVAKASEDKGAAKTSLDPAQYIDDDLFGFMDAAKGKDAEKGKATVRTSPVRVEALLALTKYQEDLDFGTNYMAKKVEGGQPNIFETEIHSGIYRGTILIELDRVGAGEGFEKTGKLSADERAKRVQGLIDAFQTMWSSGRQSRFLADISPKFMAAACMNSKNPIFLEAVRTDRNGQVDVAALQTVLSDYDQFITSSVLATQEGVFGKAEGVVSLKDGFSAIKQWIRDYYAAN; the protein is encoded by the coding sequence ATGAAAACTAACAGCCTGACCATCACCTACCTTTCCAAAGTGTCGTTTGCCAGCCTAAATGGGGGCGATAAAGAAGTGGATAACATCGTGACAATTAAAAAAGTCACACTTGATAACGGCGACCAACTACCCTACCTATCCTCGCAAGCTGTGCGCCGTGCGCTGCGTGACAAGCTTGAAGAACTTGGCTGGGCGGTTTCACCGGTTGCAAAAGCCAGTGAGGATAAAGGAGCCGCAAAAACGAGCCTTGACCCGGCGCAGTACATTGACGATGATTTGTTCGGTTTCATGGACGCGGCCAAAGGGAAAGATGCTGAAAAAGGCAAAGCGACCGTTCGCACGTCGCCCGTGCGTGTAGAAGCCTTACTTGCGCTAACGAAGTATCAGGAAGATTTGGACTTTGGCACCAACTACATGGCTAAAAAAGTGGAAGGCGGACAGCCAAACATTTTTGAGACGGAAATCCATTCGGGCATTTACCGGGGAACCATCCTGATTGAACTCGACCGCGTTGGTGCGGGTGAAGGTTTTGAGAAAACAGGTAAATTGTCTGCCGATGAGCGGGCTAAACGAGTTCAGGGCTTAATCGATGCGTTCCAAACCATGTGGAGTTCGGGGCGTCAGTCGCGGTTTCTGGCTGACATATCGCCAAAGTTTATGGCGGCTGCCTGTATGAACTCAAAGAATCCTATTTTTCTGGAAGCAGTGAGAACAGACCGAAATGGGCAGGTGGATGTAGCGGCTTTGCAAACCGTGCTTTCGGACTACGACCAATTTATTACTTCGTCGGTGCTGGCAACGCAGGAAGGCGTTTTTGGTAAAGCGGAAGGGGTAGTGAGTTTGAAAGATGGTTTTTCGGCTATTAAGCAGTGGATTCGGGATTACTACGCGGCTAATTAA
- a CDS encoding CRISPR-associated helicase/endonuclease Cas3 — protein sequence MIDHLLAKTKDRESLSTHTDLVLGAWQELHTRYAAVLEEDESFWFDAFIAALFHDFGKASLNFQNMLRKELGESISENGYEPMRHEFLSGVLLAAHTMLKARSRQDIQPNPAQVFAVFTHHKDFTLDLFCKDADKQWKIRPSDADAFFAYASQRLGMYYSEKGAFLNDIETTWQFIEDKPASSLLMLKDHVVQSTLADLEEKRNYVYRKTYLLQKALLMIADWTASGHRKLETTLAYDVELIRQKIVERVAKAGGTFSGFREFQERSGQLSGNVLAIAPTGSGKTEAALLWATQREGYEKIVYLLPTRVTANALFKRLDSFFGYTADKKPERFTAVVHSSAKLFRLDLDENYENLNYLRESAFFKAVTVATVDQMLTQGFNLGWWEMKTFHLFRARVILDEIHAYAPYTLGLIVATIRYLRANFQTQFYVMTATMPQKLQVLLARELGIGDDKILRDQQLLDKKRNTFYTTEKTIDQLRPNVEADLREGKKVLIVVNTVDEAIRLYDQYASVKNRMCYHSRFIVKHRTEKERLILENEEKAPNQGFLLIATQVVEVSLDIDYQSLYTENAPIDAIIQRAGRINRKRSETLGKVVIFPHSETTEKHVYDEPQGILKKTFDELEKRKGTDLSEQDLLDLVEVVYDGWNVEADKQYIDALTKYERLLKKHCAYLYDFSGDLEQVFTREGLDTVNVIPNCYQIELANASILEKSKHEVAIRNHRFKSGRKEKDMKHSWFQYFDCDYSFEKGLRYKAKENHAGTTHHH from the coding sequence ATGATTGACCATTTGTTAGCCAAGACGAAAGACCGCGAATCGCTGTCAACGCACACGGATTTGGTATTAGGAGCGTGGCAGGAGTTGCATACGCGCTACGCTGCTGTGTTAGAAGAAGATGAATCGTTTTGGTTCGACGCTTTCATTGCCGCCTTGTTCCATGACTTCGGCAAAGCATCGCTGAATTTTCAGAATATGCTTCGCAAAGAATTGGGCGAATCTATTTCGGAAAATGGTTATGAGCCAATGCGCCACGAGTTTTTATCTGGCGTATTATTGGCTGCTCACACCATGCTGAAAGCACGTTCCCGGCAAGATATACAGCCAAATCCAGCACAAGTCTTTGCGGTTTTTACCCATCACAAAGATTTTACCCTTGATTTATTTTGTAAGGACGCTGATAAACAATGGAAAATAAGACCGAGCGATGCTGATGCTTTTTTTGCCTACGCAAGTCAGCGGCTTGGTATGTATTATTCTGAGAAAGGGGCTTTTCTAAACGACATTGAGACAACTTGGCAATTTATAGAGGACAAGCCAGCGAGTTCATTGCTTATGTTGAAAGACCATGTAGTTCAGTCAACGCTGGCTGATTTAGAGGAAAAGCGCAACTATGTTTATCGTAAAACGTACCTGTTGCAAAAAGCCCTTCTAATGATTGCCGACTGGACCGCTTCGGGTCATCGGAAGCTGGAAACTACACTGGCTTACGATGTTGAGTTGATCCGGCAAAAAATAGTCGAACGGGTTGCAAAAGCAGGGGGTACGTTCTCAGGGTTTCGGGAATTTCAGGAAAGGAGCGGGCAACTATCGGGTAATGTTCTGGCAATTGCGCCTACGGGTAGTGGTAAAACTGAAGCTGCTTTGCTGTGGGCTACTCAGCGAGAGGGTTACGAGAAGATTGTTTATCTACTCCCTACGCGGGTCACAGCCAATGCTTTGTTCAAACGTTTAGATAGCTTCTTTGGCTACACAGCCGATAAAAAGCCTGAACGATTTACGGCGGTTGTCCACTCATCGGCCAAACTGTTTCGGCTTGACCTCGATGAGAATTATGAAAACCTAAATTACCTGCGTGAGTCGGCTTTTTTCAAAGCCGTGACTGTTGCAACTGTTGACCAAATGCTTACGCAGGGATTCAACCTCGGCTGGTGGGAGATGAAGACATTTCATCTGTTTCGGGCGCGGGTGATTCTGGATGAAATACACGCCTACGCACCGTACACCCTGGGCCTTATCGTCGCCACTATTCGGTATCTACGCGCTAATTTTCAGACTCAGTTTTACGTCATGACAGCTACAATGCCCCAAAAATTACAGGTATTATTGGCCCGTGAGTTAGGTATTGGTGATGATAAAATTTTACGTGATCAGCAATTGTTGGATAAAAAGCGAAACACATTCTATACGACTGAAAAGACAATTGACCAACTCAGGCCAAATGTTGAAGCAGATTTGAGAGAAGGAAAGAAAGTGCTGATTGTAGTTAATACGGTTGATGAAGCTATTCGGCTCTATGACCAGTATGCAAGCGTCAAAAACAGGATGTGCTATCATTCCCGCTTTATTGTGAAGCATCGTACTGAGAAGGAAAGACTAATTCTGGAGAATGAGGAAAAGGCACCGAATCAAGGTTTTTTATTAATAGCTACGCAGGTCGTAGAGGTATCGCTTGATATTGACTATCAATCACTCTACACTGAAAATGCACCGATTGATGCCATTATCCAACGAGCAGGCCGAATTAACCGTAAACGCAGTGAAACATTGGGAAAAGTAGTGATCTTTCCGCATTCCGAAACGACAGAAAAGCACGTCTATGACGAACCCCAAGGTATTCTGAAAAAAACTTTTGATGAACTCGAAAAACGCAAGGGAACTGATTTATCAGAGCAGGATTTGCTTGACTTGGTTGAGGTAGTTTATGATGGATGGAACGTAGAAGCTGATAAGCAATATATTGACGCGTTGACAAAGTATGAACGCCTTTTAAAAAAGCACTGCGCTTATCTGTATGATTTTAGTGGTGATTTGGAGCAGGTTTTTACCCGCGAAGGGTTGGATACAGTTAATGTGATTCCCAATTGTTATCAAATTGAGTTAGCAAATGCCAGCATTTTAGAAAAGAGTAAGCATGAAGTAGCAATACGCAACCATCGCTTCAAATCAGGCCGAAAAGAGAAAGACATGAAACATAGCTGGTTTCAATATTTTGATTGTGATTATAGCTTTGAAAAAGGCTTGCGATACAAGGCGAAGGAGAATCACGCCGGAACTACTCACCACCACTAA
- a CDS encoding type II toxin-antitoxin system RelE/ParE family toxin, with amino-acid sequence MSYTVIVTDSFKRDAKALQKKYKSLPSEIRSIINVLKETPETGQAIGKACYKIRLAIKSKGKGKRGGARLITCVRVVNEHVFLLAIYDKADQADIANADLTDRLNESDLL; translated from the coding sequence ATGTCGTATACGGTTATTGTTACTGACTCCTTTAAACGCGATGCCAAAGCGTTACAAAAAAAGTATAAATCTCTGCCCAGCGAAATTCGATCAATCATTAATGTGCTAAAGGAAACACCTGAAACAGGTCAGGCTATCGGGAAAGCCTGTTATAAAATTCGATTAGCAATCAAAAGTAAAGGCAAAGGTAAACGGGGTGGTGCCCGACTAATAACATGCGTCAGGGTTGTGAATGAACATGTTTTTCTACTCGCTATTTACGATAAGGCTGACCAAGCCGATATTGCAAACGCTGACCTGACTGACCGCCTAAATGAATCGGACTTACTTTAA
- a CDS encoding ABC transporter permease yields the protein MLRQVFESFRFAWQALRSNLLRTTLSLLGVTVGIFAIIAVFTLVDSLERNIRTSLSFIGDKVIYVQKWPWNFDGEYQWWKYFQRPEPNMNEYRFLSAKLENAQAVAAMDFKGRQTVKQGNNSMTSLIQGITFEYNLISDVPVAQGRYFTQQEIDVARNVAIIGSDVAQNLFPGIDPVGKSFKINGLNYVVIGIQEAKGESLLNFGGNPDIKCLIPLGAFAKMYHSVNPSIDIVAKGYDTDEGLLELESEIRGLMRTRRGLRPLQADNFAMNRPEAAAQAISGIFAVLTIAGWVIGGFSILIGGFGIANIMFVSVKERTNIIGIQKSLGAKNYVILFQFLFEAVLLSLVGGLAGILLVYLLSFMQLGSLDLQLSAGNIALGLGVSSVIGVLSGIIPAFSAARMDPVIAIRSK from the coding sequence ATGCTTCGTCAGGTATTTGAAAGTTTCCGGTTTGCGTGGCAGGCGCTGCGTTCGAATCTGCTTCGCACCACGCTCTCGCTGCTGGGCGTAACGGTCGGTATTTTTGCCATCATTGCCGTGTTTACGCTCGTCGATTCACTCGAACGGAACATCCGCACCAGCCTGTCGTTTATTGGCGACAAGGTGATTTACGTGCAGAAATGGCCGTGGAATTTCGATGGCGAATACCAGTGGTGGAAGTATTTTCAGCGTCCCGAACCCAATATGAACGAGTACCGGTTTTTATCGGCCAAACTGGAAAACGCACAGGCGGTGGCAGCTATGGATTTCAAAGGGCGGCAAACCGTGAAGCAGGGCAACAACAGCATGACGTCGCTGATTCAGGGCATTACGTTCGAGTATAATCTGATTTCCGACGTTCCTGTGGCGCAGGGCCGCTATTTTACCCAGCAGGAGATCGACGTGGCCCGCAACGTAGCCATTATTGGCTCCGACGTAGCCCAGAACCTGTTTCCCGGTATAGACCCCGTTGGCAAAAGTTTTAAAATCAACGGGCTGAACTACGTAGTCATCGGCATCCAGGAAGCCAAAGGCGAGAGCCTGCTCAACTTCGGCGGCAACCCCGACATTAAATGCCTGATTCCGCTGGGCGCATTTGCCAAGATGTACCACTCGGTTAACCCCAGCATCGACATTGTGGCGAAGGGCTACGACACCGACGAGGGGCTGCTTGAACTCGAAAGCGAAATTCGCGGGCTGATGCGCACCCGACGCGGTCTACGCCCCCTACAGGCCGATAATTTTGCGATGAACCGCCCCGAAGCAGCCGCGCAGGCCATCAGTGGTATCTTTGCCGTGTTGACCATTGCGGGCTGGGTTATTGGTGGTTTCTCAATTCTGATTGGCGGCTTTGGCATTGCCAACATCATGTTCGTAAGCGTGAAAGAACGTACCAACATCATCGGCATTCAGAAATCACTGGGGGCAAAAAACTATGTGATTTTGTTTCAGTTTCTGTTCGAGGCTGTGCTGCTGAGTTTGGTAGGCGGGCTGGCTGGCATTCTGCTGGTTTACCTGCTGTCGTTTATGCAGTTAGGCAGTTTAGATCTGCAACTATCGGCGGGTAACATCGCGCTGGGGTTGGGCGTTTCGAGTGTGATTGGCGTGTTGTCGGGTATTATTCCGGCCTTTTCAGCCGCCCGTATGGACCCCGTTATTGCCATCCGCTCGAAATGA
- the cas4 gene encoding CRISPR-associated protein Cas4 — MTLTPSHIIEYLFCPRFTYFEYVLGIPQYEDKNYKVMRGRHLHDERLERNKDYLRRRLGRPGAPVVEKLVDQYLTNAFLRGVVDEVLAFGDESMAPLDYKFAEYKDKIFSTYQTQLYCYAWLIEDNFDRRVDRGFLVYTRSNNRVVEVPITDENKADVRRAAEAIFSIIDRNFFPKATKAKARCVTCTYRNVCIK, encoded by the coding sequence ATGACTCTGACACCATCGCATATTATCGAGTACTTGTTTTGTCCGCGTTTTACGTATTTCGAGTATGTACTGGGTATTCCGCAGTACGAAGATAAAAATTACAAAGTGATGCGGGGGCGTCACCTGCATGATGAGCGGCTGGAACGCAACAAAGACTACTTACGCCGACGTTTAGGCCGACCGGGTGCGCCGGTTGTCGAAAAACTCGTCGATCAGTATCTGACGAATGCCTTTTTGCGGGGTGTCGTCGATGAGGTATTGGCGTTTGGTGATGAGTCGATGGCTCCGCTCGATTATAAGTTTGCTGAGTACAAAGACAAGATTTTCAGTACGTATCAAACTCAACTCTATTGTTATGCGTGGTTAATTGAGGATAACTTCGACCGGCGCGTTGACCGGGGCTTTCTGGTCTACACGCGCAGCAATAATCGGGTTGTGGAGGTGCCAATCACCGACGAGAACAAAGCAGACGTCAGGCGGGCGGCAGAAGCTATTTTTTCGATTATTGACCGTAACTTCTTTCCGAAAGCTACAAAAGCTAAAGCGCGATGTGTAACTTGCACATACCGGAATGTTTGCATCAAGTGA
- the cas1 gene encoding CRISPR-associated endonuclease Cas1 yields the protein MQLHITTYGTYLHVKDSMFDVRRKGDDGRVLSATYSAEKVTHILLATGTSLSTDAVKLAMRHNVDIVFLERDGDPMGRVWHAKLGSTTKIRKRQLEVSLGAEGLRWVRTWLLAKLDNQAGFIRSLKKHRLQHSAYLDDKLARLDALSVSISTLDGARVADVADTLRGLEGTAGRLYFETLSYVLPADYQFNGRSSRPAHDAFNAFLNYAYGMLYGKVEKTLMLAGLDPYVGFLHRDDYNQLSMVYDFIEPYRGWADEVVFRLFSAKKVNKSHVDAVSGGRNGGAKAGESTPGESTPGVSLNAEGKPLLVNAFNEFMDNDPIRYRGRNLVRSHCIQLDAHQFANELIGKTGGMPELTML from the coding sequence ATGCAACTCCACATCACAACCTACGGCACGTATCTGCACGTGAAAGACAGCATGTTCGACGTTCGGCGCAAAGGCGACGACGGGCGGGTGCTGAGCGCGACTTACTCGGCAGAGAAGGTGACGCATATCCTGCTGGCGACTGGCACGAGCCTCAGTACCGATGCCGTGAAGCTAGCCATGCGTCATAACGTCGATATTGTGTTTCTCGAACGCGACGGCGATCCGATGGGGCGGGTGTGGCACGCCAAATTGGGCAGCACTACCAAAATCCGAAAGCGACAATTAGAAGTGAGTCTGGGGGCCGAGGGACTGCGCTGGGTGCGAACCTGGTTATTGGCTAAACTCGACAATCAGGCGGGGTTTATCCGTAGTCTGAAAAAGCACCGGCTTCAGCACTCAGCTTACTTAGACGACAAACTGGCACGGCTCGACGCACTGTCTGTTTCGATCTCTACGCTCGACGGGGCGCGGGTGGCCGACGTGGCCGATACGCTGCGGGGGCTGGAAGGCACCGCCGGGCGACTTTATTTTGAGACGCTCAGTTATGTGTTACCCGCTGATTATCAGTTTAACGGGCGTAGCAGCCGACCGGCACACGATGCATTTAATGCGTTTCTGAATTATGCGTATGGGATGCTGTATGGCAAAGTGGAGAAAACACTGATGCTGGCCGGACTTGATCCGTATGTGGGATTTCTGCACCGCGACGACTATAATCAGTTAAGTATGGTATACGATTTTATAGAGCCATATCGCGGCTGGGCCGATGAGGTAGTATTTCGGTTGTTCTCGGCTAAAAAAGTCAACAAAAGCCATGTCGATGCGGTGTCGGGTGGCCGTAACGGAGGGGCAAAAGCAGGCGAATCCACGCCGGGCGAATCCACGCCGGGCGTCTCGCTGAATGCCGAAGGTAAACCGTTGCTGGTAAATGCGTTCAACGAATTTATGGACAACGACCCCATTCGATACCGAGGCCGTAATTTGGTTCGCAGCCATTGTATTCAACTCGATGCGCATCAATTTGCCAATGAGCTTATCGGAAAAACGGGCGGTATGCCCGAACTGACAATGTTATGA
- the ggt gene encoding gamma-glutamyltransferase — translation MLKRILSGSLLLAVGLYACKTKPPVSTTPAVRESQGVYQYVEEIPTRTGTQASAFFSDKKGVVGRNGMVATAHPISSEVGLSILQAGGNAVDAAVAVHFALAVVYPFAGNLGGGGFMVYRDQAGKAYTLDYREKASGRATQNMYLDSAGNVRPSLSILGHLASGVPGTVDGMVEAHKRFGKLTWAQVLQPAVDLAANGFLLTDRDATGLNRIKGDLLKINPDKTYFLRSTTPGDTVTWHKGDRLVQTDLAKTLQRIQTRGRADFYEGETARLLAEEMRRGGGLITEDDLKNYHATWRDPIQATYKNYKIITMPPTSSGGVALVQLMRFTEPYPLRKWGWNADSTVQVMIEAERRVYADRSKFLGDPDFVKIPMAELMSPDYLRTRWTDFSFARATDSKAVRGGTIPGYESLETTHFSIVDKEGNAVSITTTLNGGYGSRVVVGGAGFFMNNEMDDFSVKPGVPNMFGLIGNQANAIAPNKRMLSSMTPTIVEKDGKLFMVVGTPGGSTIITSVYQTILNVIEHGMSMQQAVNALKFHHQWLPDKTIFENGAFSDNTVLKLQERGYILEKLTNTLGRMDCVMVRPDGSYEGASDPRADNTARGW, via the coding sequence ATGCTAAAACGTATTCTCTCCGGCTCTCTACTGTTGGCGGTTGGCCTGTATGCCTGCAAGACCAAACCACCCGTTTCAACTACCCCGGCAGTGCGCGAAAGCCAGGGCGTCTATCAATACGTTGAAGAAATTCCGACCCGGACAGGTACACAGGCCAGCGCGTTTTTCTCCGATAAAAAAGGCGTTGTTGGTCGGAACGGTATGGTAGCAACGGCGCACCCGATTTCGTCGGAGGTGGGGCTGTCGATCTTGCAGGCAGGTGGCAACGCGGTCGATGCGGCCGTAGCCGTGCATTTCGCGCTGGCCGTGGTATATCCGTTTGCGGGCAACCTCGGCGGGGGCGGTTTCATGGTTTACCGCGATCAGGCCGGGAAAGCCTATACGCTCGATTACCGCGAAAAAGCTTCGGGCCGGGCTACGCAGAACATGTACCTCGATTCGGCAGGGAACGTGCGGCCATCGCTCAGTATTCTGGGGCATCTGGCAAGCGGTGTGCCCGGAACGGTCGATGGCATGGTAGAAGCCCACAAACGGTTTGGTAAACTGACGTGGGCGCAGGTGCTCCAACCCGCCGTTGACTTAGCGGCCAACGGATTTCTGCTGACCGACCGCGACGCCACCGGCCTGAACCGGATCAAAGGCGATCTGCTTAAAATTAACCCCGACAAAACGTACTTTCTACGCAGCACTACGCCCGGCGACACCGTGACATGGCACAAAGGCGACCGGCTTGTTCAGACCGACTTAGCCAAAACCCTGCAGCGCATACAAACGCGGGGCCGGGCCGATTTCTACGAAGGCGAAACGGCGCGGCTACTGGCCGAAGAAATGCGCCGGGGCGGTGGCCTGATTACCGAAGACGACCTGAAAAACTACCACGCCACCTGGCGCGACCCGATTCAGGCGACGTATAAAAACTACAAAATCATCACGATGCCGCCAACCTCCAGCGGGGGCGTGGCCTTAGTGCAACTGATGCGCTTTACGGAGCCATATCCGCTGCGAAAGTGGGGCTGGAACGCCGACAGCACCGTGCAGGTGATGATCGAAGCCGAACGGCGCGTATATGCCGACCGTTCAAAGTTTCTGGGCGACCCCGACTTTGTGAAAATTCCGATGGCCGAACTGATGAGTCCCGACTACCTTCGCACCCGCTGGACCGACTTCTCGTTTGCCCGCGCTACCGACAGTAAGGCCGTTCGGGGCGGTACTATTCCCGGCTACGAAAGTTTAGAAACCACGCATTTCTCCATTGTCGATAAGGAAGGCAACGCCGTGAGCATCACTACCACGCTTAACGGGGGCTATGGCAGCCGGGTTGTGGTGGGCGGTGCCGGATTCTTTATGAACAACGAAATGGACGATTTCAGCGTAAAGCCGGGCGTGCCCAATATGTTCGGACTGATTGGCAATCAGGCCAATGCCATTGCGCCCAACAAACGGATGCTGTCGAGTATGACGCCGACAATTGTGGAAAAAGACGGTAAACTGTTTATGGTGGTCGGTACGCCGGGCGGCTCTACCATCATCACGTCGGTGTATCAGACCATTCTGAACGTCATTGAACATGGCATGAGCATGCAGCAGGCCGTTAACGCGCTGAAATTTCATCATCAATGGTTGCCCGACAAAACCATTTTTGAAAACGGTGCTTTTTCTGATAACACTGTTTTAAAATTACAGGAACGGGGCTATATACTGGAGAAATTAACCAACACGCTGGGCCGCATGGACTGCGTGATGGTTCGGCCCGACGGCAGCTACGAAGGAGCCTCCGACCCCCGCGCCGACAACACCGCACGCGGCTGGTAA
- a CDS encoding CRISPR-associated endonuclease Cas6, with protein sequence MPTTTQIPLTTITFPEIALRTRDAHKLRGYFGELFREHSPLLHNHLEADDADGNAGVKYRYAYPLVQYKVLNHVPTLVGAGEGAGLLAQLFLQMREINIARSEGDAASRPAETFPVLSKHIRHEQATLGMTDDLVDYRFETLWMALNQTNYRDYRHYTEAEQQAQLKRVLTSQILATFREFGLWLEPHERVMVRLRVQERQTQFKNQTMVAFSGGFTANVLLPNGLGLGKAVSRGFGVVMSDER encoded by the coding sequence ATGCCAACCACCACCCAAATCCCTCTCACCACCATTACCTTCCCTGAAATTGCGCTCCGAACGCGGGACGCGCATAAGCTGCGGGGGTATTTCGGCGAGTTGTTCCGCGAACATTCGCCCCTGCTGCATAACCACCTCGAAGCCGACGATGCCGATGGGAACGCGGGCGTGAAATACCGATATGCCTACCCGCTCGTGCAATACAAGGTGCTTAATCACGTACCTACGCTCGTGGGGGCGGGCGAGGGAGCCGGATTGCTGGCACAACTGTTTTTGCAAATGCGGGAGATCAACATTGCCCGTAGCGAGGGTGATGCGGCATCCCGACCGGCTGAAACCTTCCCCGTGCTCAGTAAGCACATCCGGCACGAGCAGGCTACGCTTGGTATGACAGACGACCTTGTTGATTATCGCTTTGAAACGCTCTGGATGGCCCTCAACCAAACCAACTACCGCGATTACCGGCACTACACCGAAGCCGAACAACAGGCGCAGCTAAAGCGCGTACTGACAAGTCAGATTCTGGCGACGTTCCGCGAGTTTGGATTGTGGCTCGAACCGCACGAGCGCGTGATGGTGCGTTTGCGGGTGCAGGAACGACAGACGCAGTTTAAAAACCAGACAATGGTGGCGTTTTCGGGCGGCTTCACGGCCAATGTGCTGCTGCCCAATGGCCTGGGGCTGGGTAAAGCCGTGTCGCGGGGGTTTGGGGTAGTGATGAGTGATGAACGATGA
- the cas2 gene encoding CRISPR-associated endonuclease Cas2, with the protein MTIWVLYDIVNDKARSKAAKRCQQAGLYRVQFSCFLGTLTQNQKDTLQLQLEELINEETDKVYIFPMSRSELQQTVLLGQAFDRKLVTDEIRALFF; encoded by the coding sequence ATGACTATCTGGGTTTTATATGATATCGTGAACGATAAGGCTCGCTCCAAAGCGGCTAAACGATGCCAACAGGCGGGGCTGTATCGGGTGCAGTTTTCGTGTTTTCTGGGTACGCTGACGCAAAACCAGAAAGACACGCTGCAATTGCAATTGGAAGAACTTATCAACGAGGAGACCGATAAGGTGTATATTTTTCCGATGAGCCGGAGCGAGTTACAGCAAACGGTTCTGCTGGGGCAAGCCTTCGACCGAAAGCTCGTGACGGATGAAATTCGAGCCTTGTTTTTTTAA